A window from Primulina huaijiensis isolate GDHJ02 chromosome 11, ASM1229523v2, whole genome shotgun sequence encodes these proteins:
- the LOC140988801 gene encoding syntaxin-125-like gives MNDLFSQSFKRYQDLRTGDLDSGGANGMETVDLNRFFDEVEKVKQDMNQVDKLYKRLQESNEQSKTVHNAKTMKQLRAWMDSDVSEVLKIVKSIKGKLEALEQSNAAQRRVPGCGPGSSADRTRTSVVSGLGKKLKDLMDDFQGLRARMNEEYKETVGRRYFTITGEKANDELIENLISSGESETFLQKAIQEQGRGQILDTISEIQERHDAVKEIEKNLMELHQIFLDMAALVESQGQQLNDIESHVAHASSFVRRGTEQLQEAKVYQKSSRKYTCIAIVLIIVAVIILTFPIWYNILLSAIF, from the coding sequence ATGAACGACCTTTTCTCACAATCTTTCAAGAGATACCAGGACCTCAGGACCGGTGATCTCGATTCCGGAGGAGCCAATGGGATGGAAACCGTCGACCTAAACCGGTTTTTCGACGAAGTCGAAAAAGTCAAACAAGACATGAACCAAGTGGACAAGCTCTATAAACGGCTCCAAGAATCCAACGAACAGAGCAAAACTGTCCATAACGCCAAGACTATGAAACAGCTCCGAGCCTGGATGGATTCAGATGTTTCCGAAGTCTTGAAAATTGTAAAATCCATCAAAGGGAAGCTGGAAGCCTTAGAGCAATCAAATGCTGCCCAACGGCGTGTCCCAGGCTGCGGACCCGGATCTTCCGCCGATAGGACTCGAACCTCCGTGGTCAGCGGACTCGGTAAAAAACTCAAAGACCTGATGGATGATTTCCAGGGCCTTCGAGCTCGAATGAACGAGGAATACAAAGAAACCGTCGGGCGGCGATATTTCACCATCACTGGAGAGAAGGCGAACGATGAGCTAATCGAGAACCTGATCTCCAGCGGTGAGAGTGAAACTTTCCTCCAAAAGGCAATTCAAGAACAGGGCCGGGGCCAGATCTTGGACACCATATCGGAAATTCAAGAAAGACACGACGCGGTGAAGGAGATAGAGAAAAACCTGATGGAACTGCACCAGATTTTTCTGGACATGGCGGCTCTGGTGGAGTCTCAAGGGCAGCAGCTGAACGATATCGAAAGCCACGTAGCGCATGCGAGCTCGTTCGTGAGGCGGGGGACAGAGCAGCTTCAGGAAGCGAAGGTGTACCAGAAGAGCTCGAGGAAATACACTTGCATTGCCATTGTTCTCATTATAGTTGCTGTAATCATATTAACTTTTCCAATTTGGTACAACATTTTGTTAAGTGCCATATTTTGA